The following coding sequences lie in one Deltaproteobacteria bacterium genomic window:
- a CDS encoding universal stress protein, with protein sequence MEPTKDTRQLNWFLAWAVVFCDIGTSVYYVPGILYGHVQDATPFFVLLTTGGFILLALKYVEISWRNPEGGGVVTITTKAFGPLWGCLGGMLITVDYFLTTAISTVAGFQYIGSAFPAIDAHILVLSCLGVCVLAALNVVGIRESAAASLVMAVASFVVNLIVIGAAVVTMDAAQWHSVIGKLGTGNGITTYDLLVGFASAWLAFSGLESISQLSPTMRLPLRRTTRWAMAAVIITMVVTSPVLTALSIGLLPAQLKATESERFISELGMIVGGVGIKLAVVLTASSLLLFASNTAIIGSYHVFLALVRSDFLPKIIAVRNATFNTPHIAVGIATIIPIGVILASRGEMKILGDMYAFGLLGAFVFSSLSLDRIRWKLGRRDFGFWIGTLTTAMIIVAWGVNLIEKHLATAFGGGVTILGMLIAVGVRRSWFVNWLVKIPVIQRLQAQAFRASEGRAEDELEGLVTLAEAVDVKPLYHSTTLLALRDESPRLVQEGITRAKGKGETALYCIYVEEWPGLFGGDTPHAPNEEGLRTLRSTLQAVREKNIEVIPIWTVSHNAADAIANAARALDVDTVLIGASRRSALYHMLRGHVIQGLMKKLPKDCHLMICN encoded by the coding sequence ATGGAACCGACCAAAGACACGCGACAACTCAACTGGTTTTTGGCTTGGGCGGTAGTTTTCTGCGACATCGGCACTTCGGTTTACTACGTTCCCGGCATCTTGTATGGCCACGTCCAGGATGCCACGCCGTTCTTCGTCCTGCTGACCACCGGCGGCTTCATTCTACTGGCACTGAAATATGTCGAAATATCCTGGCGCAATCCCGAAGGCGGCGGCGTGGTCACGATCACCACCAAAGCCTTCGGTCCGCTGTGGGGCTGTCTCGGCGGCATGCTGATCACGGTCGATTATTTTCTGACCACGGCGATTTCCACGGTCGCCGGATTTCAATACATCGGCAGCGCTTTTCCCGCCATCGACGCGCACATCTTAGTACTCTCATGCCTCGGTGTCTGCGTGTTGGCGGCGCTGAACGTCGTTGGTATCCGCGAAAGCGCGGCGGCTTCGCTGGTGATGGCGGTCGCCTCCTTCGTCGTCAATCTGATCGTCATCGGCGCCGCCGTGGTCACCATGGACGCGGCTCAATGGCATAGCGTGATCGGTAAGCTCGGCACCGGCAATGGCATTACTACTTACGATCTACTGGTCGGCTTCGCCTCGGCGTGGCTCGCCTTCTCGGGCTTGGAGAGCATTAGCCAGCTGAGCCCGACCATGCGGCTGCCGCTGCGGCGGACGACTCGTTGGGCGATGGCGGCGGTGATCATCACCATGGTGGTCACCTCGCCGGTGCTTACCGCACTCTCCATCGGTCTTTTGCCGGCGCAGCTCAAAGCCACTGAAAGTGAAAGGTTCATCTCGGAATTAGGCATGATCGTTGGCGGCGTCGGCATAAAACTCGCCGTCGTGCTCACCGCGTCGAGCCTACTACTGTTCGCATCTAATACCGCGATCATCGGCTCCTACCATGTCTTTCTCGCGCTGGTGAGAAGCGACTTTCTGCCGAAAATCATCGCCGTGCGCAATGCCACCTTCAACACGCCGCACATCGCCGTCGGCATCGCCACCATCATTCCGATCGGGGTTATCTTGGCGAGCCGCGGCGAGATGAAAATTCTCGGCGACATGTACGCCTTCGGCTTGCTTGGCGCCTTTGTTTTTTCATCGCTCAGTCTCGACCGCATCCGCTGGAAACTGGGGCGGCGCGACTTTGGTTTCTGGATCGGCACGCTGACCACAGCGATGATCATCGTCGCTTGGGGCGTCAACCTCATCGAGAAACATTTAGCCACGGCCTTCGGCGGCGGCGTGACCATCCTCGGCATGCTCATAGCCGTGGGCGTGCGCCGTTCCTGGTTCGTCAATTGGTTGGTCAAGATTCCGGTGATCCAGCGCCTGCAGGCGCAGGCCTTCCGCGCTTCGGAAGGACGCGCCGAAGACGAACTGGAAGGCCTAGTCACGCTCGCCGAAGCCGTCGACGTCAAACCTCTCTATCATTCAACAACGCTGCTCGCCCTGCGCGATGAAAGTCCCCGGCTGGTCCAGGAAGGCATCACCCGCGCCAAAGGCAAAGGCGAAACCGCGCTGTACTGCATTTACGTCGAAGAATGGCCGGGGCTGTTTGGCGGCGACACGCCCCACGCGCCCAACGAGGAAGGCCTCAGAACGCTGCGCTCGACGCTGCAAGCGGTGCGGGAAAAAAATATCGAAGTGATTCCGATCTGGACCGTGTCGCACAACGCCGCCGACGCCATCGCCAACGCCGCCCGGGCGCTCGATGTCGACACCGTGCTCATCGGCGCCTCGCGCCGCTCGGCTCTCTATCACATGCTGCGCGGCCACGTGATCCAAGGGTTGATGAAGAAACTGCCGAAAGACTGCCACCTCATGATTTGCAATTGA